The following are encoded in a window of Posidoniimonas polymericola genomic DNA:
- a CDS encoding CHAT domain-containing tetratricopeptide repeat protein, which produces MIRVTTDRGEIWADDKVVATVPKGTRMWCFEFSDGEWADVMVPGRNLRGWLGAAHFKAIEHTKAEQARLDESVKHYDRAVELVEKMKFTEAERELKACLAIEREIEGSDHPDVGYTLSYLGNVCFSQARYTEARKHYDEALAIFRRVFGDDDLDTASTLIDLGFLVSGQGDYASARKFFEEALATSRSVAGDESVETADGLGNLGTLAQQQGDYAGARRYFDEALATYRKVDEGVEGLDASKGALLHNLANLLLEQGDYATARKYYEDSLAISRKLYGKEHTEVAHSLNNIGLLLASQEDYTAAKKYYEEALAIYRKVYGNEHPDTAMTLDNLAISLGYLGDLNSAQTYSQQALVVRRRILGDNHPDTATSLEGLGFLLYERKDYAAAQRYYDEALAIRRKTFGEAHPYVGMVLHNLAWLKACSGELDLAGEYMEAARKNTCRHQAQVLPALPEREQLLFISETDEGNLHRCLSFASQQRDDNRIAALSAGWLVNGKAIAQQALAEGALLSASETAPLVERLRAVRSLLAKLVGKPFTANIQQGIAGLETEQQQLIRQIGAAGTGFSGQDPWISIAQLRGELRPGSALVNIARIVPHKLDDPVFNPTERPAVYIAWVIPASDEGPVTIVDLGDAETIDLAVQKARSAMQNSASAIEEQGERSATAMVNDELATLANSLWKPLASHLKGKKELVLSPDGALWLVPWAAIPAGDNKFLLEKFQLRFVTSGRELVQRRPERTGIGPPVVLADPDYDWNAMGTSVSSRSATHRAATIAGPFARLPGTAREARAIEPVLAEFGKGQPVIYLEKRATETQFKSLYRPSFLVCSTHGFFLEDQNTDESDAIPKSTVSAAANSAKGPTKSRPLENPLLRCGLVLSGVNRQTEKTSGDDGVLTGLEIVSTDLRGTEMVVLSACDTGVGDVRNGEGVAGLRQAFQLAGAKSVVATLWQIPDQETSQIMTDFFVYLGQGRSKAEALRYAQINRINDHRNRTGAAHPYYWAAFTITGNQ; this is translated from the coding sequence ATGATCCGCGTGACCACTGATCGTGGAGAGATATGGGCCGATGATAAAGTGGTGGCCACCGTTCCCAAAGGCACGCGCATGTGGTGCTTTGAATTTTCGGATGGCGAATGGGCAGACGTCATGGTTCCGGGCCGAAATCTACGAGGATGGCTGGGTGCCGCGCATTTCAAAGCTATCGAGCATACAAAGGCCGAACAGGCGCGTCTCGACGAGTCCGTCAAACACTACGATCGGGCCGTCGAACTCGTGGAAAAAATGAAATTCACCGAAGCGGAGCGCGAACTGAAAGCCTGCCTCGCTATCGAACGCGAGATCGAAGGCAGTGACCATCCGGACGTGGGGTACACGCTCAGCTATCTAGGAAACGTATGCTTTTCTCAAGCCCGATATACCGAGGCTCGCAAGCATTACGATGAAGCTCTGGCAATCTTCCGCCGAGTTTTTGGAGATGATGATCTTGATACGGCGTCGACGCTCATCGACCTGGGTTTTCTTGTCAGCGGCCAAGGTGACTACGCATCTGCCCGCAAGTTCTTTGAAGAGGCGCTCGCGACAAGCCGCAGTGTTGCGGGTGATGAAAGTGTTGAAACGGCCGACGGGCTCGGTAATCTTGGGACTTTGGCTCAACAGCAAGGCGATTATGCGGGGGCACGCCGTTATTTCGATGAAGCGCTCGCGACCTATCGAAAAGTCGACGAGGGTGTCGAGGGTCTAGACGCCAGCAAAGGCGCGTTACTCCACAATCTTGCCAATCTACTACTCGAGCAGGGTGATTACGCCACCGCGAGAAAGTACTACGAAGATTCTCTGGCAATTTCGCGCAAGCTCTATGGCAAAGAGCATACCGAAGTTGCACATTCTCTCAATAACATTGGCTTGCTTCTCGCAAGCCAAGAGGACTATACCGCCGCCAAGAAATACTATGAGGAAGCATTAGCGATTTATCGCAAGGTTTATGGAAACGAACATCCCGATACGGCAATGACGCTTGATAATCTTGCCATTTCGTTGGGATATCTGGGCGATCTGAACTCTGCCCAAACCTATTCGCAACAGGCACTTGTCGTTAGGCGTCGTATCCTTGGCGATAATCATCCGGACACAGCGACATCGTTAGAAGGTTTGGGGTTTTTATTATATGAGCGCAAAGATTATGCGGCCGCACAACGATACTACGACGAAGCCCTTGCAATCCGTCGAAAGACATTCGGCGAAGCGCATCCCTATGTCGGCATGGTTCTGCACAATCTCGCTTGGCTTAAAGCTTGTAGCGGCGAGCTCGATCTAGCGGGAGAATACATGGAAGCTGCAAGGAAAAATACTTGCCGACATCAGGCTCAGGTGTTGCCGGCCCTGCCGGAGCGCGAGCAGTTACTGTTCATCTCGGAAACCGACGAAGGAAATCTGCATCGATGCCTGTCGTTCGCTAGCCAGCAAAGAGACGACAATCGAATCGCGGCGCTCTCGGCTGGATGGCTCGTCAATGGTAAGGCGATTGCTCAACAGGCACTTGCCGAGGGTGCATTATTATCAGCTTCCGAAACCGCACCGCTCGTAGAAAGATTGCGGGCCGTGAGAAGTCTATTAGCGAAGTTGGTGGGTAAACCATTCACCGCGAACATTCAGCAAGGGATCGCCGGACTGGAAACAGAGCAGCAGCAACTTATCCGACAAATCGGCGCGGCGGGAACAGGCTTTTCTGGTCAAGACCCGTGGATTTCGATTGCTCAGCTCCGCGGCGAGCTTCGTCCCGGTAGCGCGTTGGTGAATATTGCGCGTATTGTGCCGCACAAATTGGACGATCCGGTGTTTAATCCGACGGAAAGACCGGCGGTCTATATTGCTTGGGTGATCCCTGCGAGTGACGAAGGTCCCGTCACCATCGTCGACCTTGGTGACGCGGAAACCATTGACCTTGCCGTCCAAAAAGCTCGAAGTGCCATGCAGAATTCTGCAAGCGCAATTGAAGAGCAAGGAGAACGAAGTGCGACTGCGATGGTCAATGACGAACTGGCAACGTTGGCGAACTCTTTGTGGAAACCGCTTGCGAGCCATTTAAAGGGGAAGAAAGAGCTCGTGCTCAGCCCTGATGGTGCGCTCTGGTTGGTTCCATGGGCAGCGATTCCGGCTGGCGACAATAAGTTCCTCTTGGAAAAGTTCCAATTGCGTTTCGTTACGAGCGGACGAGAGTTAGTGCAACGCCGCCCGGAGCGAACAGGCATCGGGCCGCCGGTCGTGCTCGCCGATCCGGACTACGACTGGAACGCCATGGGAACCAGCGTTTCCTCTCGTAGCGCCACGCACCGAGCAGCAACAATTGCGGGGCCGTTCGCTCGACTTCCAGGCACGGCCCGAGAGGCAAGGGCGATCGAACCCGTCCTGGCCGAGTTTGGCAAAGGACAGCCAGTTATCTACCTTGAGAAGCGGGCAACTGAAACTCAGTTTAAATCGCTTTACAGGCCTTCTTTTCTTGTTTGCAGCACACACGGTTTCTTTCTTGAAGACCAAAACACTGACGAAAGCGATGCGATTCCCAAATCCACCGTTTCAGCGGCGGCCAATAGTGCTAAGGGCCCAACGAAATCGCGGCCCCTCGAGAATCCGCTCCTACGATGCGGGCTTGTCTTGTCGGGAGTCAATCGTCAGACGGAAAAAACGTCCGGCGATGACGGTGTTCTCACCGGCCTGGAAATCGTGAGCACCGACCTTCGCGGAACGGAAATGGTCGTATTGAGCGCGTGCGATACCGGCGTAGGCGACGTTCGCAATGGCGAAGGCGTGGCGGGCCTGCGACAAGCGTTTCAACTTGCCGGTGCGAAGAGTGTGGTCGCCACGCTGTGGCAAATTCCTGATCAGGAAACTTCCCAGATTATGACAGAC
- a CDS encoding DUF4384 domain-containing protein has product MSLLSLYRLPWLPPLVAVLLMGGCLSSRSTAEDEPAVAAEEVAPVDHAASAEEAAGDSVEEDASDLVKDAPADEEEVAPESGIDPAEVTTVPATPESIIQDEPSFLVAVKVDREDRRYREGEPLRVSIVSEEDAYAYVLYQQVDGKVYQIFPNSAQQDNRITAGKEVQIPAKDDLFRWSISAPFGKETLKVIATKEPLRGLDDAELRAKRFNAVGKLQLQQAAKGLKGEGQAQKIAWAEDQVEITTYAQDQTQPDSSAKRYGVFFGVSEYEFNDVVAELTEGEWSPNLANCANDARATALLMTHLGKLDAVQVFVNDQATRRQMELAITGWLPSVSKPGDTVFIFFSGHGGQLPDDNRDEADGKDEWLLPHDYVDGTVLTGLIAQAKAGKLDPALQSRYESWMALAKRAGSGEKADEWLSRSTGVTDDLFGHWLQRLSGRRVVVISDSCYSGGMAKHEKSLKAPVTKSFDFLDGEVERLKDIGQPDSALLAACRFDELAQGLRATDQMLVELRATTSETASTKGMEKGAVDDWVEGATLSVLAYYFVEGLLEGERPLKMDGMFAHCRDGMQKYFETVNEIRTQRGEESIPPHEPVFVNYSEQPIVIKP; this is encoded by the coding sequence ATGTCACTCTTAAGTCTCTACCGGCTTCCTTGGTTACCTCCTCTAGTGGCGGTTCTTTTGATGGGAGGGTGCCTTTCTTCACGGTCCACCGCGGAAGATGAACCAGCCGTTGCGGCGGAAGAGGTGGCGCCGGTCGATCACGCGGCTTCCGCGGAAGAAGCGGCGGGTGACTCTGTTGAGGAAGACGCATCCGACCTGGTTAAAGACGCGCCTGCGGATGAGGAAGAAGTTGCCCCCGAGAGCGGAATAGACCCCGCAGAGGTAACAACCGTGCCAGCGACACCCGAAAGCATCATTCAAGATGAGCCGAGCTTTCTGGTGGCGGTGAAGGTCGACCGCGAGGACCGCCGTTATCGCGAAGGGGAACCTCTGCGGGTGAGCATCGTTTCGGAGGAAGATGCGTATGCCTATGTTCTTTATCAGCAGGTTGATGGCAAGGTTTATCAGATTTTCCCAAACTCGGCTCAGCAAGACAATCGTATCACGGCTGGCAAAGAGGTTCAGATCCCTGCCAAAGATGACCTGTTCCGCTGGAGCATTTCCGCACCTTTCGGCAAAGAGACTTTGAAGGTGATCGCCACGAAGGAACCTCTCAGAGGACTCGATGACGCAGAACTGCGTGCCAAAAGGTTTAACGCAGTCGGAAAGTTGCAGCTTCAACAGGCCGCGAAAGGCTTGAAAGGTGAAGGCCAAGCCCAAAAGATTGCATGGGCAGAAGATCAGGTCGAAATTACAACGTACGCTCAGGATCAAACTCAGCCAGATTCTTCCGCCAAACGCTACGGTGTTTTCTTTGGGGTCTCTGAGTACGAATTCAATGATGTTGTCGCGGAGTTAACCGAAGGCGAGTGGTCGCCGAATCTTGCCAACTGTGCGAACGACGCCCGAGCGACGGCGCTCCTAATGACGCACTTGGGAAAATTGGATGCCGTCCAAGTCTTTGTCAACGATCAAGCCACTCGGCGGCAAATGGAATTGGCGATCACTGGCTGGCTGCCGTCGGTTTCTAAACCTGGCGACACAGTTTTCATCTTTTTTTCGGGCCATGGCGGACAACTGCCTGATGACAATCGTGACGAAGCCGATGGGAAAGACGAATGGCTGCTGCCGCATGACTATGTCGACGGTACAGTGTTGACGGGACTCATTGCCCAAGCGAAAGCGGGGAAACTCGATCCGGCCCTCCAGTCACGCTATGAAAGCTGGATGGCGCTCGCCAAACGTGCAGGTTCTGGAGAAAAGGCCGATGAATGGCTTAGTCGATCCACAGGAGTGACAGACGACCTGTTTGGCCATTGGCTTCAGCGACTGAGCGGTCGTCGTGTTGTTGTCATTTCGGATTCGTGTTATTCCGGCGGCATGGCAAAGCACGAAAAGTCGCTCAAGGCGCCCGTTACAAAGTCGTTCGACTTTTTAGATGGCGAGGTCGAGCGGCTCAAGGATATTGGCCAGCCGGATAGCGCCTTGCTTGCTGCGTGCCGTTTTGATGAGCTGGCGCAAGGGCTTCGTGCGACGGACCAGATGCTTGTCGAACTTCGGGCCACGACCAGCGAAACAGCGAGTACGAAGGGTATGGAGAAAGGGGCCGTTGACGACTGGGTCGAAGGAGCGACTTTATCGGTGCTGGCCTACTACTTCGTCGAAGGACTGCTCGAAGGGGAACGCCCCCTCAAAATGGACGGAATGTTCGCGCACTGTCGCGACGGAATGCAGAAGTATTTCGAGACGGTGAACGAGATTCGCACACAGCGAGGCGAGGAATCCATCCCCCCCCACGAGCCGGTATTCGTCAATTACAGTGAGCAACCGATTGTCATTAAACCGTAG
- a CDS encoding ATP-binding protein — protein MELWTEVRRRVLTGELSRRQAAEEYDLNYRTVAACLAGRKVRFFRVTELITALLEARDEKSLLRLRSQLAKQDVVVLDELGYVPASKAGAELLFDLVGQAYERQSLVVTTNLPFENWTEVLGSERLTGAALDRLTHRCHILEFTGQSYRLQDAQRRSRSKKQE, from the coding sequence ATGGAGTTGTGGACGGAGGTCCGTCGCCGGGTGCTGACGGGCGAGCTGAGCCGGCGGCAGGCGGCCGAGGAGTACGACCTGAACTATCGCACGGTGGCCGCCTGCCTCGCCGGACGCAAGGTGCGGTTCTTCCGCGTCACCGAGCTGATCACCGCGCTGCTCGAAGCACGGGACGAGAAGTCGCTGCTGCGGCTCCGCTCGCAGCTCGCCAAGCAGGACGTCGTCGTGCTCGACGAGCTCGGCTACGTCCCGGCCAGCAAGGCGGGAGCCGAGCTCTTGTTCGACCTGGTCGGCCAGGCCTACGAGCGGCAGAGCCTGGTCGTCACCACCAACCTGCCGTTCGAGAACTGGACCGAGGTCCTCGGCTCCGAACGCCTCACCGGCGCCGCGCTGGACCGCCTCACCCACCGCTGCCACATCCTCGAATTCACCGGACAGAGCTACCGCCTGCAGGACGCCCAACGACGAAGCCGATCCAAGAAACAAGAGTAG
- a CDS encoding type I restriction-modification system subunit M N-terminal domain-containing protein, with the protein MGKKKTAKKATATGADKTAAPKKSAAKKSSKKGAKQDAAANLGFEAKLWLAADKLRNNMDAAGYKHVVLGLIFLKYISDAFNEVYEKLVAGEEVQSTRHLNATCAPTPEPVAY; encoded by the coding sequence ATGGGCAAGAAGAAGACGGCCAAGAAGGCCACTGCGACCGGGGCGGATAAGACCGCTGCTCCCAAGAAGTCCGCCGCAAAGAAGTCCTCGAAGAAGGGCGCCAAGCAGGACGCCGCGGCCAACCTGGGCTTCGAGGCCAAGCTCTGGCTGGCGGCCGACAAGCTCCGCAACAACATGGACGCGGCCGGGTACAAGCACGTGGTGCTCGGGCTGATTTTCCTGAAGTACATCTCCGACGCGTTCAACGAGGTCTACGAGAAGCTGGTCGCCGGCGAGGAGGTACAGAGCACACGGCATCTAAACGCGACCTGTGCGCCAACTCCGGAGCCTGTTGCCTACTAG
- a CDS encoding succinate CoA transferase, translated as MSANANFPSITPEEVAEMIPNGALVGFSGFTPAGAAKATPRAIAARAKRLHDQGEEYKIRVLTGASTGPDLDETLSEADAIAWRAPYQSSRSLRQKINKQEVQFVDMHLSHLPQMVEQGFFGNLHTAVVEAVDVTPDGRVYLSSSVGVSPSLLRHADRVVIELNRRHSRRLSEMHDITVLPPPPHRSHIPIEQPLTKIGKPFATVDPKKIVGVIETNEPDGVAPFHPADDVSRRIAEHVVRFLADERRQGRIAPEFLPLQAGVGNVANAVMEGLGASDAIPAFYMYSEVFQDSLVELAESGRLLGASSTSLTLSDELLDHVYDNMDFFAPRVVLRPQELSNNPGVIRRLGVVAINTVIEMDIYGCANSTHVAGTQIMNGVGGSGDFTRNAHLSILVAPSTAKGGKISSVVPMVTHVDHNEHSVQVLVTEQGLADLRGLGPMERARKIIDQCAHPHYRDYLHKYLERSRTGHVRHDLTSCFELHQNLIDTGRMLPELESAAV; from the coding sequence ATGTCCGCGAACGCAAACTTCCCCTCCATTACGCCTGAAGAAGTCGCCGAGATGATCCCTAACGGGGCCCTGGTAGGGTTCTCGGGGTTCACCCCGGCCGGAGCCGCCAAGGCCACCCCGAGAGCCATCGCCGCCCGCGCGAAACGGCTGCACGATCAGGGCGAGGAATACAAGATCCGCGTGCTGACCGGCGCCAGCACCGGCCCCGACCTCGACGAGACCCTCTCCGAGGCCGACGCCATCGCGTGGCGCGCGCCGTATCAGAGCAGCCGATCGCTCCGTCAGAAGATCAATAAGCAGGAGGTCCAGTTTGTCGACATGCACCTCTCGCACCTCCCGCAGATGGTCGAGCAGGGGTTCTTCGGCAACCTGCACACGGCGGTCGTCGAGGCGGTGGACGTCACGCCCGACGGGCGGGTGTACCTCAGCTCTTCGGTGGGGGTCTCGCCCAGCTTGCTGCGGCACGCCGACCGGGTGGTGATCGAGCTGAACCGCCGCCACTCCCGCCGGCTTTCCGAAATGCACGATATCACCGTGCTGCCGCCGCCGCCGCACCGCTCGCACATCCCGATCGAGCAACCCCTGACCAAGATCGGCAAGCCGTTCGCCACGGTCGACCCCAAGAAGATCGTCGGCGTGATCGAGACCAACGAGCCGGACGGCGTCGCCCCGTTCCACCCAGCAGACGACGTTAGTCGTAGGATCGCCGAGCATGTCGTGCGGTTCCTGGCGGACGAGCGCCGGCAGGGACGCATCGCGCCTGAGTTCCTGCCGCTGCAGGCGGGCGTCGGCAACGTGGCGAACGCAGTGATGGAGGGCCTCGGCGCGAGCGACGCTATCCCGGCCTTCTACATGTACAGCGAGGTCTTCCAGGACTCGCTGGTCGAGCTGGCCGAGAGCGGCCGGCTGCTAGGGGCGTCGTCCACGAGCCTCACGCTGAGCGACGAGCTGCTCGACCACGTCTACGACAACATGGACTTCTTCGCGCCGCGGGTCGTGCTGCGGCCGCAGGAGCTGTCGAACAACCCCGGCGTGATCCGCCGGCTGGGCGTCGTCGCGATCAATACGGTCATCGAGATGGACATCTACGGCTGCGCGAACTCGACGCACGTGGCGGGCACCCAGATTATGAACGGCGTCGGCGGGTCGGGCGACTTCACCCGCAACGCCCACCTCTCGATCTTGGTTGCCCCCAGCACCGCCAAGGGAGGCAAGATCTCTTCGGTGGTGCCGATGGTCACCCACGTCGACCACAACGAGCACTCCGTGCAGGTGCTGGTCACCGAGCAAGGGCTAGCCGACCTCCGCGGCCTCGGCCCGATGGAGCGGGCCCGAAAGATCATCGACCAGTGCGCGCACCCCCACTACCGAGACTACCTCCACAAGTACCTCGAACGCTCGCGGACGGGCCATGTACGACACGACCTAACCAGCTGCTTCGAGCTGCACCAAAATCTGATAGACACGGGCCGCATGCTGCCTGAGCTCGAGTCGGCGGCGGTGTGA
- a CDS encoding sodium ion-translocating decarboxylase subunit beta produces the protein MWDNIWNSAYEYFSQSGFGQFYWGNAVMIGIGLLFIYLAIKRGFEPLLLVPIGFGILIGNVPYNSATTPVGAYDGPVNEEQLDYYATAEVEWGGRSYAPWEKIENPAIGKILLHEKTADGVRKARALREKSGGRAERAKLEQLGPTDYFAVMVDRTSKLARQGGAKDQPQALGVVDVMQGQRVLVGKPTEQEDGRVVLAPVTAGDESQFPVVVSAERQNPFHASPIYLIARGVVWDFFPPLIFLGLGALTDFGPLLANPRVILLGAAAQFGVFGTVFGALLLGFTGAEAAAVGIIGGADGPTAIYTCSKLAPDLLGAVALSAYSYMAMVPLIQPPIMMALTTKRERLIRMPAPKNVSKTLRIMFPIIGFLICAFIANAALPLMGMLFFGNLTRECGVVDRLFKTAQSQFIDIVTILLGLSVGALTQASSFLTVSTIGIFCLGMVAFSVATASGILLAKLMNVFSKTEINPLIGSAGVSAVPMAARVTQMMAQREDPQNFLLMHAMGPNVAGVIGTAIAAGVLLSYFGN, from the coding sequence ATGTGGGACAACATCTGGAATTCCGCCTACGAGTACTTCAGCCAGAGCGGCTTCGGCCAGTTCTACTGGGGCAACGCGGTGATGATCGGCATCGGCTTGCTGTTCATCTACCTGGCGATCAAGCGTGGGTTCGAACCGCTGCTGCTCGTGCCCATCGGGTTCGGAATCCTTATTGGCAACGTGCCGTACAACTCGGCCACGACGCCGGTAGGCGCCTACGACGGCCCGGTCAACGAGGAGCAGCTCGACTACTACGCCACCGCCGAGGTGGAGTGGGGCGGCCGCTCTTACGCTCCCTGGGAGAAGATCGAGAACCCCGCCATCGGCAAAATCCTGCTGCACGAGAAGACGGCCGACGGGGTGAGGAAGGCCCGGGCGCTGCGAGAAAAGTCGGGCGGTCGGGCCGAACGCGCCAAACTTGAGCAGCTCGGCCCCACCGACTACTTCGCCGTGATGGTGGACCGCACCTCCAAGCTGGCCCGGCAGGGCGGCGCCAAAGACCAGCCGCAGGCCCTCGGCGTCGTCGACGTGATGCAGGGCCAGCGGGTGCTGGTTGGCAAGCCGACCGAGCAGGAAGACGGGCGGGTCGTGCTCGCCCCGGTCACCGCCGGCGACGAATCGCAGTTTCCCGTGGTTGTCAGCGCCGAACGCCAGAACCCGTTTCACGCCAGCCCGATTTACTTGATCGCCCGTGGCGTGGTGTGGGACTTCTTCCCGCCATTGATCTTCCTGGGCCTGGGCGCGCTGACCGACTTCGGCCCGCTGCTCGCCAACCCGCGCGTTATCCTGCTCGGCGCCGCCGCGCAGTTCGGTGTGTTCGGCACGGTGTTCGGCGCCCTGCTGCTGGGGTTCACGGGAGCGGAGGCCGCGGCCGTTGGCATCATCGGCGGTGCGGACGGCCCGACCGCGATCTACACCTGCTCCAAGCTGGCGCCGGATTTATTGGGGGCAGTGGCGTTGTCGGCGTACTCGTACATGGCGATGGTGCCGCTCATCCAGCCGCCGATCATGATGGCCCTGACCACCAAACGCGAGCGGCTCATCCGCATGCCCGCCCCGAAGAACGTTAGCAAGACGCTGCGGATCATGTTCCCGATCATCGGCTTTTTGATCTGCGCGTTCATCGCCAATGCGGCGCTGCCGCTGATGGGCATGCTGTTCTTTGGTAACCTGACCCGCGAGTGCGGCGTCGTTGACCGATTGTTCAAGACCGCGCAGTCGCAGTTCATCGATATCGTGACCATCCTGCTTGGCCTGTCGGTCGGAGCCCTTACTCAGGCGTCGTCCTTCCTGACGGTTAGCACGATCGGGATCTTCTGCCTGGGCATGGTGGCGTTCTCGGTCGCCACGGCTTCCGGGATCCTGCTGGCCAAGCTGATGAACGTGTTCAGCAAGACAGAGATCAACCCGCTGATCGGCTCGGCGGGCGTCTCGGCGGTGCCGATGGCGGCCCGCGTGACTCAGATGATGGCGCAGCGCGAAGACCCGCAGAACTTCCTGCTGATGCACGCGATGGGGCCGAATGTGGCCGGCGTCATCGGCACGGCGATCGCCGCCGGCGTGCTGCTGTCCTACTTTGGAAACTAG
- a CDS encoding biotin/lipoyl-containing protein: MKLRINVEGKTYEVEVEILEEGPPGPLYGSTSVHGSTVIGGATPAAAAPPAPPAEKAPAAPAPSGGSDRCVKAPIAGVIVQPLVAPGDAVAVNQVLLTMEAMKMETNVASPLDGKVRTVRVSPGESVKAGQVLIEFE; the protein is encoded by the coding sequence GTGAAACTGCGCATAAATGTTGAAGGCAAGACCTACGAGGTGGAGGTCGAGATCCTCGAAGAGGGCCCCCCGGGGCCGCTCTACGGCTCCACCTCCGTGCACGGATCCACCGTAATCGGCGGCGCGACTCCGGCCGCGGCCGCTCCACCAGCCCCGCCCGCCGAGAAGGCCCCAGCGGCGCCCGCGCCCTCGGGCGGCAGCGACCGTTGTGTCAAGGCGCCGATCGCCGGGGTCATCGTCCAGCCGCTTGTCGCGCCGGGGGACGCCGTCGCGGTGAATCAGGTCCTCTTGACGATGGAGGCCATGAAGATGGAAACCAACGTCGCGTCGCCCCTCGACGGCAAGGTCCGCACAGTGCGGGTCAGCCCGGGCGAGTCGGTCAAAGCGGGCCAAGTTCTCATCGAGTTTGAGTAA
- a CDS encoding OadG family protein, with protein MTPLNERMIEALSVAIVGMGTVFLSLWVIGEVFAVLMWWFRQKAPPSAAESAPATKKSRDRESQRLVAVIAAAATVAAGRRVAVHRVTYIAPDTVSGWAEAGRSRIQSSHSLRRGY; from the coding sequence ATGACGCCCCTCAACGAGCGGATGATCGAAGCGCTTTCGGTCGCCATAGTCGGGATGGGAACCGTGTTCCTGTCGCTGTGGGTGATCGGCGAGGTGTTCGCGGTTCTGATGTGGTGGTTCCGCCAGAAGGCCCCACCGTCGGCCGCCGAGTCGGCGCCGGCCACCAAGAAGTCTCGCGACCGCGAGTCGCAGCGTCTGGTCGCGGTGATCGCCGCCGCCGCCACCGTGGCGGCAGGGCGACGCGTCGCGGTCCATCGGGTCACCTACATCGCGCCCGACACCGTCTCCGGCTGGGCCGAAGCAGGCCGGAGCAGAATCCAATCTTCCCACAGCTTACGCCGAGGCTACTAG